The segment GCGAGCTGTTGCCACCGGCTCGACGGATTGTCCCGCAGCGTGGTGACGAACCGGTCCAAGCGTCCGGCCTCGTGAAACGCCCGCGCCGCCTGTTGGACAAACGGCGCCACGCTGGGATGAGAGATCAGGACACTCATGCAATCTGACACTCCACCTGCAACTTTGGCCGGTGGCGCCAGCGCTCGATCGGGCCTTCGACAAGGCGGCTGAAGATCCAGGCGCAGTAGAGCGTGAGCGCCAGGGCCCCCAACAGCAGCAGTGCGTAAAGCGGCGAGTCAGGCGGCACATACCGACGACCAAGATTCAGCGACCGGCTAAGCAGCGGAGCGTGGACGAGATAAAGCGAGTAGGACCACACGCCGATCTGTCCGAGCCACTGCCACGCTGGCCAGCGAATAAGGTCCTGGTCATGGCGATAGGCAGCCAGGAGCACGATCGCAGTAAGAACGGATACGAGATGCAGCTGGCCTATCGGGTTCGCAGGAATCAGCAAGGTCACGAACGCGAGCGTAAGGACGACGGCGATTCCAAGCCATACCTTACGACGCAGCAAAAAGGCATGAGCCAGAAATCCCGTCCAGAATTCCGGCCAAAACCTGAGCGGCGTTTCAATTTCGCATGACCGGATAAGGAAGCAGAAGACGGTGAGCACGCAGCCCGCCGTAATCACTCCCCACTCGCCAACGGCCGGTCGGAAGGCGAGAAAAAGAGCCGCAATCAGGTAGAAGGCGGCCTCGTAGGCGAGGGTCCAGCT is part of the Opitutus terrae PB90-1 genome and harbors:
- a CDS encoding acyltransferase family protein produces the protein MAADRRRQIPSARMTEPQTLGRFAFVDHLRGMAALAVAVFHAFGSTFDTAMWAPLLPFAACAELGWQGVHVFFVLSGFCIAEKIASLVRSGRGPRAFMRDRFWRIMPAYWATLLVCLLLGLAAVPFNGKSPASALPPSMWAWFLDFGLVQHWFEVPSLLLVSWTLAYEAAFYLIAALFLAFRPAVGEWGVITAGCVLTVFCFLIRSCEIETPLRFWPEFWTGFLAHAFLLRRKVWLGIAVVLTLAFVTLLIPANPIGQLHLVSVLTAIVLLAAYRHDQDLIRWPAWQWLGQIGVWSYSLYLVHAPLLSRSLNLGRRYVPPDSPLYALLLLGALALTLYCAWIFSRLVEGPIERWRHRPKLQVECQIA